The following DNA comes from Poecilia reticulata strain Guanapo linkage group LG5, Guppy_female_1.0+MT, whole genome shotgun sequence.
aatctttaatgtatgtcagatacggtacacattgcatattgatctgtttagctaacgtaagactgtgtaacagacaggcttcaggatgtagaagttgtatcggtactgccattatgctgtacttggctaaaatgttttcataatagatgtgtttattattgactttattatttttttcattcactaaacataaagaaagcaaagcaataatacttacaccagcacacaatcctttgttcttattgaacCTACGATGCGgttgtgcacaagctttgatccaagcaaggctttcagTTTCAAGGAAGCAGGAGCCTCTGGGAAAGGTCAGTCGGCTCCCAAACCAGACACCATCATTCTCAATCAGTTCTGCTggaattaaaggtttttaagaaataaatggcCCTGAGTGTGGGATAAGTTGCTAGCatttaaaaaagctttaaaggaaattacaaaaaaatacctagaaaattactttaatgtttgtggagtcatttaaaaacatcttaatgCGTCTCTGAATCCCCAAAActctgacttaaaacaagccgaTCAAATAAAGACAGCCAAGCAAAACTAGCTTccattatttatgtgttttgtgtatttctcaCAGGCAAAACTAATTGACATCACACACTCAGTGGCCACTTAGGCATCTAGACGAGACAACGTTCAGACTGAGAACTTTAACAGGATGGAAAGGGGATTGAAGTGACTTTGAACGCAACAGTTGTTGGCGCCAGACAGGGTGATGTGAGGATTTCTCAAACTATTCATTTATGAGGATTTTCCTACACAATGATCtctaatattacataaaatgacCTGTTATAAAACAAGTCCAgctttttgtccttttgttgAGGTCAGATGAGAATGGATGGACTGGGTGAGGACGACAGACAATAGTAGCTCAAATAACTTGCTATAACTCAGGTACGAATGGAGAAAATGTCAAACCTTGATAACAACATCAAGCTTTACTAAACTGGACAATAGTTTGGGAAAAAATGTCTAGTATGACGTGTCTCGATTTCAGCCCAAACATTCATATTGTAGGGTCACAATTTGGTCAAAACAATATAAATGCATGGATTCAACTTGACCCATTTTGAGTCCCGTTAGCGCCAACAGAGCATTGCATAAACCCTACAGTGTTGTGAACCATGTCCTGGTTCACAACAATGTTGTGAACCAGGCCCAGATGGGTACACTGGGTACACAAGCCCAGTGTACCCATCTGTCTAGAAATTGTACCGGACTTGGAACTCGCCAAACTGTACAAGACTGATATTCTAAAAATCTTAATAGTAACTCTTGACAAAGCGTATCCAAGAAGATAATGGATGTCAAAATTCATCACAGCAGTTTTGCGTGTCAAATTAGTTCATGAGTCCAAACGATGAATTCAAAAGTGAGCGTTAGTAATAATTTTATGAGattcagagtttgaaaaagAGCGAGAAGATTCCCAAGAAATTTCAGGTAATTTTTTTCAGGTCATGTTTGGTCATTTGAATGCTAAACTGACTGCTAGTAAGCTTGTCccactagctgcgtttccattgaccataaaatcgtgcaaattggaattacaaaaataaatttgcccACTGGAAACACAATGAAACTGTTAACCAAATGTTATCAGAAGTGGACAATGGAGAATGAAGACTGGTTTTAACGACTCATTATGTGAACAAACTTGTTCACGCTTGatttaaattgcatttcttatttaatggaaacgccataatttttttctccattagtGGAATATCAACATTTTGGGCACATTTGTGCGCAAAATGCACAATGTGCATTGTAGGGAAACACAGCTAGTAATTGACCAAAGACCAAAAGATCGACCGAAGATGCTGACTCAAACTTTCAGCCAAATATTTCCCTACAATTCTCTCACGGTAAAAGATTTTAGCAATAATTGCAGTGTGAACCAAgcttaaagggaaaaaaaaaactaaaataaaaacctgtcaAGACGTAGattacaaaatttaaaaaaatggcattAATGCAAAGATTTGAGTCCCAACTCagttcattaaaacatttattcaagtATTTCCAACTAAGAAAGTATTTACAGTACATTATGTTCACTAGTGCAGGTCTGAGCTCCAGAAGCTAAGACAAACTCAGACATGACGATACAGAACATGAGCATATGCataagaactttaaaaaaaaaaatccacttttattGCTACCCTTCATTCTGCCATCCGTCTTCCACAGGTCTAACCAATATGTAAAAAGAACCGTAcagtttaacacacacacacagtttagCGTTTCACCGAAGGCAGAAACAATTACAGCCTTTTCACATCATTTTAGTTTCTCCCagcacaaaagaagaagaaaaaacttcacAGGGGAAATACGATGTGGATACTTCTCCAAGATGGCTTACATGTCAGATGATGTTTTGTAAACCATTTCCGGCACCACTTCTGCAAAGTGATAGCAAGGAGAGTAGAGAACAGAACTATCTGTAACCACAGTTTAAATGGAGCAATTTAACAATACAGGCTGAGTGTTCGATGTTTTCCCAAGCAGAACAATTTTCCCAGACTTAACCACgattctgtctgtctgtagaAGTTTTGCTGTAAAGTTTTGAGAAGATCAGAGCTGAGAAACTCCTCACCCCTCACAGAGGACGATGGGGAAATCTACATGAATGCACGGGTGATCGAGCTTCACGATTCCCTGGAAGATTAACAATTTCCCAATTAACAAACGGAGCAGTTTCTGAGGAAACATGCTGGGCAATTGCTGCTGTGTGTCCACGCTCACCTGTGGAATCAGGTTCTTCTGGATCCTTTTCAACTTCGACCTTTTCCTGCCGTTTTTTGTCACCACCGTCTCTTCGTAGAATTCGTGGGCTAGATCCCCATCCTCATCGAAGTACAAGgagctgaaaaaacaaagagttttAACACCGAAATCAAAATGAGgcattttcatttagatttaggATTATTACTCCAGATTGGTTCTGTTGGATTTGCTCAATAATCCACTTAATTACTGGGTCATAGTGGTTTCACCACCTCTGATGTGTCAAccattaaaataaagagaaaattcaaagacaggacagaacaacacagtcagCTTATAACAGTCTAATATAGAGAAGTTGCAGTTGCCAACAATGATGACTTCATAAAAACACCCATACAGAGGGGTGTAACCCAGACATATAATGAACTTTTAGAGACCTTAATGTTTAATTGTATGCAAAGTTTAAATGGTACATCAAACAGTGTTACTGTGATGATTAAAAATCCCCTTTAGACCTTTTCCAAGGAGATCCTCTGGTTAAAAGGTTTATGCTGACATTTACAAGCATTTCTTTagatatgattaaaaaaaaagtgtcaaattttctttaatattgggtttttaaatgatttaatggattaaaaattgttcatttaaaacaaaaacctttctGTACCTCCTTCTTGTGAACACAAATGGTGTTGCATTCCTGGAGCCTTTCAGTCGGGCCACAGATTGCTCGTTTCCATCGGCCCCTGAATCCCCTCCGCTGCCTGAGAAAGGCCAAGAACCTTTGACTTTGGATCCACTTCCTCCCATTCTCAGAGATAAGACATTATTTATCTCCAGTCAACGCTTCCGCTCCGCTCGGTTGGCCAGATGCTCTCAGTTTCTCAGCAAGGCCAGGAGCTGGAAAGTGAAagaaagcacaaagaaaaagagCGTTCCTAATCAGACGACGGCCGCCTGGTTAGTgtaaagcagcagctgtttgcttaGTGGCTGCTGACAAGCTGCAGGATAACACATGGAACCAGATTCCAGCTCACACATTTCCTAAAGACTGTGCTCAAGCTTTTCATTACAAGATCACAAAGTGACGTTCTCATCAATTATAACTTTCACAAACGGCAAACTATACAAACCATTTCTCctgtgaaaacaaatttttttggAATAATAGCAAGATGGTCTACAGAAAGAGATCTTGTTTGCTCTTTAATTGCGGTTTAATAGTGTTATCAATTAATTCAAAAGATAATTTTGATGACGTATGAATAAGTTTTATCCACTTTCAGACTTACAGTTACACCAAAACGGTTTtaccttattaaaaaaaaaattggattttcttAATTAACCTAATTAATAATACTACCCCGAAAATATCCTCCAACTGTGAGAGTTTAACCCAGATCTTTAAATTATATGTTAAATAGGTGATCACAGCTTTGTGTGTATGAGATAATCTAAAACAGATGAGTATTTGAGCTAAAGtaaatttattgtgttttaatgatATCCAAATTGTCTTTGTTGATATTGTCTCATCATGTAGTGACTTTCATTTGCTCATTATGAATCTTCTGAAATAGAAACCtctataaaacagaaaaaaagagaaaaactagaCTCTTTATTTAcgccattttatttcaagatatatattttgtaaCACATTTGAATATAaccaaagttattttatttcagtaattcaattcagaagcttAACCAAAAGTTAAATACCcctgtaaatgtttaatatcttAATGACTATGACTTACAGCTAGTGAAAACTCACAACAtacataaatgaatgaatgagtatAACAGGTTTTACAATTTTTCCAAAGCTTCACCTATTCGCAAAGAACAGAATATGAACAGCAGATTCCTATGATTATTAAGTTAGGCTCTCTTTACTCAAATTGGAtagccattttatttcaaaatgtatattttgtaatTGCTCTTGCCGTTATTCTGTGACCCTTGgtaattgtatattttaatgaagtaaaaagaaaaacgttcaGAATTAAATGGACAGTGAAAGCACAAATTTTAGAGTATTACCGCTGTCGACATGTCGCTGGAGTAAACTGCACCATATAAAAGCTAATAAAACGCAGCACATTATCGTTATGCTAGCTTCACTGTAAGCTAACCAAGTGGGCcgcacacaaaaacaacaccagacatttaatttattacGCTCGATACCTCACTATATCAACTAATGAAAACACATATTTTCCTAGGCTTAATATATTCAACAAAAAAGACGATTAAGAAGTAAACAAACGGAAACGTCCATACAGTCTTAACTGTTAGCTTCAACCACTGACGCATATTAGCTTCGACGGCTAAAATAATTACTTGCACCGAAGCTTCACCATTGACACACCAAAATCCTTCTTTCTCACACAACAACTCTTAAGATGAATAGACTTACCTTATTATATAATGTTAAATCGACAAGTGGGCTCATAACTGCCAGCTGTTCCGCTAGCAGCAGAGAGGACGAAGCAATCAGCTGATCTCGGCGATAGGCTGCAGTCAGACTCACTGACCTTTAACCAATCAGGTGGAACATTCGTCTCCTTGACAACGCTCAGGCTTCTTAGTCGTCCACTATTTACGGAATGCCATAAACTACAAGGTAGTGATGTAAAATAGCTCAAACACGATTCTAAATCAAATGTTATTACTGATATTGGAATATGGAGTTATGATTTATATTTCGGTAAAATTAATGAACGATGAACACATATAATGTGTGGTGACAAACACATTGTGTGTATACATAGTGATCCACAAAAATGAT
Coding sequences within:
- the tusc2a gene encoding tumor suppressor 2, mitochondrial calcium regulator a gives rise to the protein MGGSGSKVKGSWPFSGSGGDSGADGNEQSVARLKGSRNATPFVFTRRSSLYFDEDGDLAHEFYEETVVTKNGRKRSKLKRIQKNLIPQGIVKLDHPCIHVDFPIVLCEG